A region of Larimichthys crocea isolate SSNF chromosome X, L_crocea_2.0, whole genome shotgun sequence DNA encodes the following proteins:
- the LOC104925401 gene encoding nucleoredoxin-like protein 1, with protein MVDLFIDRVLVKNNKNQDELDTENEIIMRLQNRILMLFFASATCERCQQFAPTLADFFKQLTDESYVDRSAQLVLLYISLDQSEEQQEIFLRELPKKCLFLAYEDPYRRELEAMFNVEKLPTVVVLRPDCSILIPNAVEEILSLGPDCYRNWKEASELIDRNFMISEDFGPESMRSWSDPVRRLKYKVEDERKKKKKKGKGWGGGGDEDAD; from the exons ATGGTGGACTTGTTCATTGACCGTGTCTTGGTGAAGAACAACAAGAACCAGGATGAGCtggacacagaaaatgaaatcatcatGCGCCTGCAGAACCGCATCCTGATGCTCTTCTTTGCATCTGCTACATGCGAGAGATGCCAGCAGTTTGCTCCCACGCTAGCAGACTTCTTCAAACAGTTGACAGATGAATCCTACGTGGATCGCTCTGCTCAGTTGGTTCTCCTGTACATtag TTTGGACCAGTCGGAGGAACAGCAAGAAATCTTCCTCAGAGAGCTTCCCAAGAAGTGCCTGTTCTTGGCCTACGAGGACCCCTACAGGAG agaACTGGAGGCCATGTTTAATGTGGAAAAGCTGCCCACAGTGGTGGTGCTGCGTCCAGACTGCTCCATCCTCATCCCTAATGCAGTGGAGGAGATACTCAGCCTCGGCCCAGACTGCTACCGCAACTGGAAGGAAGCATCAGAGCTCATCGACAGGAACTTCATGATCAGCGAGGACTTTGGGCCGGAGTCAATGCGCAGCTGGAGTGACCCTGTGAGAAGACTGAAGTACAAAGTggaagatgagaggaagaaaaagaagaaaaagggcAAAGGatggggtggaggtggagatgaagATGCAGATTAG
- the LOC104925400 gene encoding nucleoredoxin-like protein 1: protein MVDLFLNRVLVENNWDQDELNTEREIIGILENRIVLLFFASAKCDKCQEFLPVLNDFFKRLKDPAYIEYPKLFALIYISLDESEEEQERVLKELHKKVLFLAFEDPYRIELQAMFKVKDVPTVLVLRPDGSILSPNAVKEICRLGSDCFQNWQESAELIERTFMLNEEFDNLNLRSATDPVRRLKYKTEDDKRKKRWWKLWAKGKGAYEEEEEEKDGTWDTKRRERDKGIWTNR from the exons ATGGTGGACCTGTTCCTAAACAGAGTTCTGGTGGAGAACAACTGGGACCAAGATGAGCTCAACACGGAGCGTGAGATCATTGGCATTCTCGAAAACCGCATCGTTCTGCTGTTCTTTGCATCTGCTAAGTGTGACAAGTGTCAGGAGTTTCTACCTGTTCTCAATGACTTTTTTAAGAGACTGAAAGATCCAGCGTACATCGAATACCCCAAACTGTTCGCACTCATTTACATCAG CCTGGATGAAtcagaggaggaacaggaaAGAGTGCTCAAAGAGCTGCacaaaaaggttttgtttttggcCTTTGAGGACCCATACAGGAT tgaaCTGCAGGCCATGTTTAAGGTGAAGGATGTCCCAACAGTACTGGTCCTACGCCCTGACGGCTCAATCCTCTCTCCAAATGCTGTGAAGGAAATCTGTCGTTTGGGTTCCGACTGTTTCCAAAACTGGCAGGAATCCGCAGAGCTCATTGAGAGGACCTTCATGCTCAATGAGGAGTTCGACAACTTAAATCTGCGCAGCGCCACTGACCCTGTGAGGAGACTCAAATACAAGACAGAGGATgacaagaggaaaaagagatgGTGGAAGTTATGGGCAAAGGGCAAAGGTGCatatgaagaggaggaagaggagaaagatggaACGTGGGATACAAAGAGgcgagagagagataaaggaaTATGGACAAATAGATAA